From Saprospiraceae bacterium, one genomic window encodes:
- a CDS encoding Rrf2 family transcriptional regulator, which translates to MFTKTTEYALRAIIYLAKHSDLNHKIGIASVAEAIDAPKSFTAKILQKLTKDNFPVSSIPGPNGGLFMTHEGKNTTVLQVLVLLNEDHVINKCVLGLQECSEITPCPMHSRYKLIKPLLQDMFNTKTIGELAQELADHRITLNNTIVQKKKERKRNQTLSNNQ; encoded by the coding sequence ATGTTTACTAAAACAACAGAATATGCATTACGGGCGATCATCTATTTGGCCAAGCACAGCGATCTTAATCACAAGATTGGCATAGCGTCGGTGGCGGAAGCAATTGATGCGCCCAAATCTTTTACGGCAAAAATTCTTCAGAAATTGACCAAAGACAATTTCCCGGTTTCCTCTATTCCCGGACCCAATGGAGGTTTGTTCATGACCCACGAAGGAAAAAATACAACTGTTCTGCAGGTACTGGTACTCTTGAATGAGGACCACGTAATCAATAAATGTGTTTTGGGTTTGCAGGAATGCTCTGAAATAACTCCCTGCCCCATGCATTCCAGGTATAAGCTCATCAAACCTTTGCTGCAGGATATGTTTAACACCAAAACCATTGGAGAATTGGCTCAGGAATTGGCAGACCACCGCATCACCTTAAACAATACAATTGTTCAAAAAAAGAAAGAGCGGAAACGAAATCAAACGCTCAGCAATAACCAATAG
- a CDS encoding vanadium-dependent haloperoxidase, producing MKKLSLSLKLCFWLIISGFVLLVSCRKDNVTDPNTTQLPTNEFSAEVPLTWYQLMLEIDRFSPGYRPPAAARMMAYVGMAAYESVLPGMPEYKSLRTVYPNLNLPVIDQSASYYWPACANAAFSTSFKLFYPHIKSSDYIKIDQLEAKFENQFLLEQAEDVLKRSKTFGKLVAEEVYRYSATDLAGHEAYKNPRPSSYVPPAVGPNGEKLWQPTFPDFTRALFPYWGQVRPFALSQSELIAKPPIPYSEDPNSRFFQQATETKLLAQNASFEDRWIAEFWSDDIFELTFEPAARQVAIANQMVIADKISLDKAVELYAKLGMAMADASIAVWNSKYIYNVIRPIDYIRRLMDPSWTTILNAPYANIKSLTPEFPAYPSGHACFAGSAASILTDIFGNNRSFTDNCHVHRFEFIGAPRYYSSFHEAAAENGYSRLPLGVHFRMDSDEGLRIGYYAGKKVLELPWRK from the coding sequence ATGAAAAAATTATCCCTTTCTCTAAAACTGTGTTTTTGGTTGATCATTTCCGGTTTTGTTTTGCTGGTCTCCTGCCGTAAAGATAATGTGACCGATCCGAACACTACCCAATTACCTACAAACGAATTCAGTGCTGAAGTTCCCCTGACCTGGTACCAATTGATGTTGGAAATCGATCGGTTTTCACCAGGTTATCGTCCTCCTGCTGCCGCCAGAATGATGGCTTATGTTGGAATGGCTGCCTATGAATCAGTCTTGCCAGGGATGCCTGAATACAAAAGCCTCAGGACCGTATATCCAAATTTAAATCTTCCGGTCATTGACCAGAGCGCATCCTATTATTGGCCCGCTTGCGCGAACGCAGCTTTTTCAACATCCTTTAAACTATTTTATCCCCACATCAAATCCTCCGATTACATCAAGATCGACCAATTGGAGGCCAAATTTGAAAATCAGTTTCTGCTTGAGCAGGCCGAAGACGTCTTAAAAAGATCTAAGACATTTGGCAAATTGGTCGCTGAAGAGGTTTACCGCTATAGTGCTACCGATCTTGCCGGTCACGAAGCCTACAAAAATCCAAGACCTTCCAGTTATGTACCACCGGCAGTGGGGCCCAATGGTGAAAAATTATGGCAACCCACTTTCCCGGATTTTACGAGGGCTTTGTTTCCCTATTGGGGACAGGTCAGGCCATTTGCCCTTAGCCAGTCAGAATTGATTGCCAAACCGCCAATACCGTATAGTGAAGACCCCAATTCCAGATTTTTTCAGCAAGCGACTGAGACTAAATTGCTGGCCCAAAATGCCAGTTTCGAAGATCGCTGGATTGCAGAATTCTGGAGCGATGATATTTTCGAACTGACTTTTGAACCTGCTGCCAGGCAAGTGGCGATTGCCAATCAAATGGTGATTGCGGATAAGATCAGCCTGGACAAGGCCGTCGAACTCTATGCCAAATTGGGTATGGCCATGGCTGACGCTTCCATTGCGGTCTGGAATTCAAAATACATTTACAATGTCATCAGACCCATTGATTATATTCGTCGACTGATGGATCCTTCCTGGACCACCATTTTAAACGCTCCTTACGCCAATATTAAAAGTTTAACTCCGGAATTTCCCGCGTATCCTTCCGGACACGCTTGTTTTGCGGGTTCAGCTGCATCCATACTGACCGATATTTTTGGCAACAACCGGAGCTTTACGGATAATTGTCATGTGCACCGATTCGAATTTATCGGAGCTCCCAGATATTACAGTTCCTTTCACGAAGCCGCTGCAGAAAATGGCTATTCACGACTTCCATTGGGAGTGCATTTTAGAATGGACAGCGATGAAGGATTGAGGATCGGATATTATGCCGGCAAAAAGGTGCTTGAACTGCCCTGGCGCAAATAA
- a CDS encoding alpha/beta hydrolase, with amino-acid sequence MKIIRVIEKIGKFFLYFVGVIIILLVSLVLIIRFNSNGQQEPFKDLEGKVLPNSIALHEDKIINGVPQRLTIRGKNVNNPVLLKVHGGPGNSHIPFLSRLLNTDLEDLFVVCYWDQRGSGTAYSSEIPDSTITLQQIVDDGITVTNYLREQFKKEKIYIEGTSWGTTVSAFMVQKRPELFFAYVGIGQMGNQTLSEQISYDFVLQKAKEANDTISVSRLKSIGRPPYKTNEEMIVAVNVERVIGRMYSPLPPPGDQEQQQSILEFLIDNGTSFESKLGLFIPGAENKSPAFELLWPTCANVNLLRDVPEWKIPVYILQGEYDHQTEFSVAKSYYDSLKAPEKQWFTFDRAGHNCIFENPQKYRMIIENDVLKR; translated from the coding sequence ATGAAAATCATAAGAGTCATAGAGAAAATTGGAAAATTCTTTCTCTACTTTGTAGGAGTAATTATTATCCTGTTGGTATCGCTGGTTTTAATAATTCGATTCAATAGCAATGGTCAACAAGAACCTTTTAAAGATTTAGAAGGAAAAGTACTACCTAATAGTATTGCTCTTCATGAAGATAAAATAATTAATGGCGTACCACAACGATTAACTATCCGAGGTAAAAACGTTAACAACCCTGTTCTTTTAAAAGTTCATGGGGGTCCGGGAAATTCCCATATACCATTCCTCTCGCGCCTATTAAACACTGACCTGGAAGATTTATTTGTAGTATGTTACTGGGACCAACGTGGCTCAGGGACAGCCTACTCATCAGAAATTCCTGATTCTACAATAACGCTACAACAAATTGTTGACGATGGAATTACTGTAACAAACTATTTAAGGGAGCAATTTAAAAAGGAAAAAATTTATATTGAGGGTACCTCGTGGGGCACAACCGTTAGTGCTTTTATGGTACAAAAAAGACCAGAACTTTTCTTTGCATACGTTGGTATTGGACAAATGGGCAATCAAACATTATCAGAGCAGATTTCATACGATTTTGTCCTGCAAAAGGCCAAAGAAGCCAATGATACTATATCAGTTAGCAGACTGAAATCAATTGGGCGACCCCCATACAAAACAAATGAGGAAATGATAGTTGCGGTTAATGTTGAGAGAGTGATTGGTCGAATGTATAGTCCTCTACCACCGCCAGGAGACCAGGAGCAACAGCAGAGTATCTTAGAATTCTTAATAGATAACGGAACATCATTTGAATCCAAATTAGGACTATTTATTCCGGGCGCTGAAAATAAATCACCTGCCTTTGAATTATTGTGGCCTACTTGCGCAAACGTTAACTTATTAAGAGATGTTCCAGAATGGAAAATACCTGTTTATATACTTCAAGGAGAATATGACCATCAAACCGAGTTTTCAGTTGCAAAGTCTTATTATGATTCTCTAAAAGCTCCGGAAAAACAATGGTTCACTTTTGATAGGGCCGGACACAATTGTATTTTTGAAAACCCACAAAAATACCGGATGATTATTGAGAATGATGTTTTAAAAAGATAG
- a CDS encoding tetratricopeptide repeat protein: MVDEKKDPKKFAQACSNIGQDYADGGNFPEALMYFEKVKDIYQQIHEEERLAETYMLISWVHSHQGNYIESSEANLAALSTFESINDDYGAAIASGNLAGDYLKLDKNKEAIYYLTKGLSTLEKNGDYVNLSGIFLKLANTFMNLKNYNEAVKQIQTAFE; this comes from the coding sequence CTGGTAGATGAAAAAAAAGATCCGAAGAAATTCGCTCAAGCCTGCAGTAACATCGGCCAGGACTATGCTGATGGCGGAAATTTTCCGGAGGCATTAATGTATTTTGAAAAAGTAAAAGATATATACCAACAGATTCATGAAGAGGAGAGACTGGCAGAAACCTATATGTTAATATCATGGGTTCACTCTCACCAGGGAAATTATATTGAGTCATCAGAAGCAAACTTGGCGGCTTTAAGTACTTTTGAGTCGATAAATGATGATTATGGCGCTGCCATAGCTTCCGGCAATCTGGCTGGCGATTATTTGAAACTGGATAAAAACAAAGAAGCCATATACTATTTAACAAAAGGGCTGTCAACCCTTGAGAAGAATGGAGACTATGTGAACCTTTCCGGCATTTTTCTCAAGCTGGCAAATACATTTATGAATCTTAAAAATTACAATGAAGCTGTTAAACAAATTCAGACCGCCTTTGAGTAA
- a CDS encoding IS3 family transposase has product MKPKAEFIQSLSGVYPTNKLCKMMNIPRNTLYHFIHRRDSPTKHLGLRDRIKSVFDSHMNRYGSRRIKMELAVKYSKNVSRHLIRKCMKEQNLKAIQPKSFVPKTTDSTGTKFPAPNLLLDFGKAQKPNEVWVGDITYIPLKNGQWAYLSTWIDTYLHKVVGWDVQTHMRSELVISAFNKAKLKCIQNKLSVIVHSDRGTQYSSKDFKNAIKGNRQSMTRKNEVYDNAIAESFFSRLKCECIRGTVFDDLDQLRFTLFEYIDGYYNTIRRHSSIQYYTPLEFENIYYSKNQFTHCN; this is encoded by the coding sequence ATGAAACCAAAAGCTGAATTTATCCAGAGTCTAAGCGGTGTGTATCCTACTAACAAGCTTTGCAAGATGATGAATATTCCAAGGAATACTTTGTATCATTTTATCCACAGGAGGGATTCTCCCACTAAACATTTGGGATTAAGAGACCGAATAAAATCCGTATTTGACTCTCATATGAATAGGTATGGAAGTCGTAGAATTAAAATGGAATTAGCCGTAAAATATTCAAAAAATGTTAGCCGCCATTTGATTCGCAAATGTATGAAGGAACAAAATTTGAAAGCAATCCAGCCAAAGAGTTTTGTTCCAAAAACAACTGATTCCACCGGGACCAAATTTCCTGCACCCAATTTACTTCTTGATTTTGGAAAGGCGCAAAAACCAAATGAAGTATGGGTTGGTGACATTACCTACATTCCTTTAAAGAATGGCCAATGGGCCTATCTTTCAACTTGGATTGATACTTATTTGCATAAAGTAGTGGGCTGGGATGTTCAGACTCATATGAGAAGCGAACTGGTTATTTCAGCCTTCAATAAAGCAAAACTGAAATGCATCCAAAATAAATTAAGTGTGATTGTCCATTCTGACCGAGGAACGCAGTACTCTAGTAAAGATTTCAAAAATGCCATTAAAGGAAATAGACAAAGTATGACTCGCAAAAACGAAGTTTATGACAACGCAATTGCCGAATCATTTTTCTCAAGGCTCAAATGCGAATGCATTAGAGGTACTGTATTTGATGATTTGGATCAATTAAGATTCACTCTGTTTGAATACATAGATGGCTATTACAACACAATCAGAAGGCATTCATCCATTCAATACTATACACCCTTAGAATTTGAAAATATTTATTATTCGAAAAATCAATTCACTCATTGCAACTAA
- a CDS encoding adenylate/guanylate cyclase domain-containing protein codes for MEYYSEVKAAYLLATLYSKLGICYVRLNKPQQARATLDSAARYGNALDSRELLSDYLNGLQLFDSLQGNWKSAYLNHYNYVKIRDSIYNDDITKKLLQNQLQYEFDKKEAQAKADQEKKDILQRTIRNSIAATLAGALIFLLVVYRQRNKISKARKRSDELLLNILPGEVAEELKDKGSADAKHFDEVTVMFTDFKGFTQISEKLTPAELVAEIDTCFKAFDYIITKHNIEKIKTIGDAYMCAGGLPLSNKTHAEDVVKAAIEIRKFMLEHFQQRKNEGKVVFEIRIGIHTGPVVAGIVGVKKFAYDIWGDTVNIAARMESSGEAGNINISGRTYELVKDKFKCTHRGKIQAKNKGEIDMYFVEAV; via the coding sequence ATTGAATATTATAGTGAAGTTAAGGCAGCATATCTTCTTGCAACACTGTATAGTAAACTGGGTATTTGTTATGTGCGCCTCAATAAGCCTCAACAGGCCAGGGCTACTTTGGATTCAGCAGCACGCTATGGTAATGCGCTCGATTCACGCGAATTGCTTTCCGACTATTTAAACGGACTTCAGCTTTTCGACAGTTTGCAGGGTAACTGGAAAAGTGCTTACCTGAATCATTATAATTATGTAAAAATCCGCGACAGTATTTATAATGACGATATCACCAAGAAGCTTCTGCAAAATCAGCTGCAATATGAATTTGACAAGAAAGAAGCTCAAGCCAAAGCCGATCAGGAAAAGAAAGACATTCTTCAACGCACCATTCGCAATTCTATTGCTGCTACGCTCGCAGGCGCATTAATCTTCTTATTGGTTGTTTACCGACAGCGGAATAAAATTTCCAAAGCGCGCAAACGCAGCGATGAGTTGCTGCTGAACATTCTACCAGGAGAAGTTGCTGAAGAATTAAAAGATAAAGGCAGCGCTGATGCAAAACATTTTGATGAAGTCACTGTAATGTTTACCGACTTCAAAGGGTTTACACAAATTTCTGAAAAACTCACACCTGCAGAACTGGTTGCGGAAATAGATACATGCTTCAAGGCATTTGATTACATCATCACTAAACACAACATCGAAAAAATAAAAACCATTGGCGATGCCTACATGTGTGCAGGCGGTTTGCCTTTATCTAATAAGACACATGCGGAAGATGTTGTAAAGGCAGCTATTGAAATTCGAAAATTTATGCTCGAACATTTTCAGCAACGGAAAAATGAAGGCAAGGTAGTTTTTGAAATCAGAATCGGTATTCACACCGGACCTGTGGTAGCAGGAATTGTGGGTGTAAAAAAATTCGCTTACGACATCTGGGGAGATACGGTAAATATAGCTGCGCGCATGGAATCAAGCGGTGAAGCCGGAAATATAAACATTAGCGGCAGAACGTATGAATTAGTGAAAGATAAATTCAAATGCACACATCGCGGAAAAATTCAAGCGAAGAATAAAGGGGAGATTGATATGTATTTTGTAGAAGCAGTTTGA
- a CDS encoding SDR family oxidoreductase translates to MERMFTYKNKTAIVTGAGSGIGLAISKELIARGAKVWLTDINEEGVKSASAELGTNAYPILLDVRNANGIKILVDQVVANFGSLDFLFNNAGIGICGEMHELGVEHFDRIIDINIKGVMNGIAAAYPIMVKQGMGCIVNTASIAGLLPAPLMVDYSMTKYAIVGLSRGLRIEAKEHGVQINVLCPAAIETPLIDSTGPNDLSYISQRNSLRDYVSKLGKPYPVDKFAKHVLDKVKSNEEIIIAPKQGRLIATLFRIIPGLVLSIVRKNYLKELQKHSD, encoded by the coding sequence ATGGAAAGAATGTTTACATATAAAAATAAGACAGCAATTGTTACTGGTGCAGGCTCAGGGATAGGTCTTGCAATTTCTAAGGAACTAATTGCGCGGGGAGCAAAAGTTTGGTTGACAGATATTAATGAAGAAGGAGTGAAAAGTGCTTCCGCAGAGCTCGGAACCAATGCATATCCCATTTTATTGGATGTCCGCAACGCAAATGGAATTAAAATTCTCGTAGACCAAGTTGTTGCTAATTTCGGTAGTCTTGATTTTCTGTTCAATAATGCAGGCATTGGTATTTGTGGAGAAATGCATGAACTGGGCGTTGAACATTTCGACAGAATAATTGATATAAATATCAAAGGTGTTATGAACGGAATTGCGGCCGCCTATCCTATAATGGTGAAGCAAGGTATGGGTTGTATAGTCAATACAGCTTCTATTGCTGGACTATTGCCTGCTCCGCTCATGGTGGACTACTCCATGACCAAATATGCGATTGTTGGTTTATCAAGGGGTTTGAGAATTGAAGCTAAAGAACATGGTGTTCAAATAAATGTTTTATGCCCTGCAGCGATTGAAACTCCGCTGATAGATTCAACAGGCCCGAATGATTTAAGTTATATTTCCCAAAGGAATAGCCTTAGAGACTATGTGAGCAAATTAGGTAAGCCTTATCCAGTTGATAAATTCGCTAAGCATGTCCTTGATAAAGTCAAATCAAATGAAGAGATAATTATTGCTCCTAAGCAAGGACGTTTAATTGCAACCCTATTCAGAATAATTCCTGGATTGGTGTTGAGTATTGTTCGGAAAAACTATTTAAAAGAGTTACAAAAACACTCTGATTGA
- a CDS encoding transposase produces MDQSKTNNRRRRYDTEFKLNAIHLLESGKNASELADSLGVSKQMLYNWRSQIRITRNASVQPGTNNPYTELEQLRKKLRDVEMERDILKKALNIFSRQT; encoded by the coding sequence ATGGATCAATCAAAGACAAACAATCGGAGGAGGAGGTACGATACCGAGTTTAAGCTTAATGCCATTCATTTGCTCGAATCCGGGAAGAACGCTAGCGAATTAGCTGATTCTCTTGGCGTTAGTAAGCAAATGCTTTACAATTGGCGTAGTCAAATCAGGATTACCAGGAATGCTTCCGTCCAGCCAGGAACAAATAATCCTTATACTGAACTTGAACAGCTCCGTAAGAAATTAAGGGATGTTGAAATGGAAAGGGATATTTTAAAAAAAGCCTTGAACATTTTCAGCCGGCAGACATGA
- a CDS encoding cbb3-type cytochrome c oxidase subunit I yields MKSENGKSLPNKIDYFMNTKNWWAPLTFILVISLLGVGMIGFQTYIDAPPMTGFKDENGKTLIDQKTIEEGQEVFHKYALMEYGSYFGDGAQRGPDFTAEALHLISVYMLDFYQKEFSTRAGKPPTEFERKQMEEQVRQELKKNNYSKEENLVPLNPAQTYALAELKKYYTDIYIDKNEGKGFPPKEYIKDRTEVENLASFFYWGAWVCVAERPGSNFSYTHNWPYDPGSGNTPTSPVILWSVLGLLAFVLMCGIVLYYIGQYNQLPNKFFKPPVRDLFTLDRVAGFKPTATQKATYKFFFVAILLFFLQVSSGLVTINDFINWLGYIGIHITDFPVTISRSWHLMLSLYWISTCWIASSIFILPILSKKEIPGQLKLINVLFWALFVLVAGSLTGMVLGPLGLLGQWWRWWGHQGWEFVDFGRVYQILLMGIFILWAVVVYRGLKPSFVKGETWTLPKWIMYSVIGIPLLFLSGFVAKPETNFVIADFWRWMVIHMWVEAFFEVFITVIVSYLMVLMGLVSKQAAIRVVYFATLLFLGTGLLGISHNFYWNAKPVATMALGSVFSTLQFVPLILLTVEAWRFKNMPKIAVGEVEHKSLGSDFGFNEVFLFLIAVNFWNFFGAGVLGIIINLPIMNYFEHGTYLTVNHAHAALMGVYGNISIAALLFASRLMIKSDYWNKKLINFSFWSINAGLMLMVLLDLFPAGSIQFKAVVENGLWFGRSKDFVDYGIFNSLTWMRGIGASVFFFGGVIPLAYFIVTRMWRVKDKAHKIEDMDKEGVDQNTRVHPELVLDPVL; encoded by the coding sequence ATGAAAAGTGAAAACGGCAAGAGCTTGCCAAATAAAATAGATTACTTCATGAACACCAAAAATTGGTGGGCTCCATTGACCTTTATTTTGGTCATCAGCTTGCTGGGTGTCGGTATGATTGGATTCCAAACCTACATTGATGCTCCCCCAATGACGGGTTTTAAAGATGAGAATGGCAAGACCCTGATCGATCAAAAAACCATCGAAGAGGGACAGGAAGTATTTCATAAATACGCCCTGATGGAATACGGCAGTTATTTTGGGGACGGTGCGCAGAGAGGTCCTGATTTTACAGCAGAAGCTTTGCATTTAATTTCGGTGTACATGCTTGATTTTTATCAGAAGGAATTTTCAACCAGGGCTGGCAAGCCGCCGACTGAATTTGAAAGAAAACAAATGGAGGAGCAGGTCAGGCAGGAATTGAAAAAAAACAATTACTCAAAGGAAGAAAATCTGGTGCCCTTAAATCCGGCTCAAACTTATGCATTGGCTGAACTAAAGAAATACTACACTGACATTTACATCGACAAAAATGAAGGAAAAGGATTTCCGCCTAAGGAATACATTAAAGACCGCACAGAAGTCGAAAATCTGGCGAGTTTTTTTTACTGGGGTGCATGGGTATGTGTCGCAGAGAGGCCCGGGTCCAATTTTAGTTATACCCACAATTGGCCTTATGATCCGGGTTCGGGTAATACGCCAACTTCTCCGGTGATCTTGTGGAGTGTATTGGGTCTTTTGGCTTTTGTCCTGATGTGCGGCATCGTGCTTTATTATATTGGACAATACAATCAGCTCCCCAATAAATTTTTTAAACCGCCGGTGAGGGATTTATTTACCCTGGACAGGGTCGCAGGCTTTAAACCCACGGCCACACAAAAAGCCACCTACAAGTTTTTTTTCGTGGCGATCTTATTGTTTTTTCTACAAGTGAGCAGCGGTTTGGTGACCATCAATGATTTTATCAATTGGCTTGGTTATATCGGGATTCACATCACTGATTTTCCGGTGACGATCTCCAGAAGCTGGCATTTGATGCTCTCTTTGTATTGGATTTCGACTTGCTGGATCGCTTCTTCCATTTTCATCTTGCCCATCCTTTCCAAAAAGGAGATTCCGGGTCAATTGAAGCTGATCAATGTCTTGTTCTGGGCCTTGTTTGTTTTGGTGGCCGGTTCGTTGACAGGAATGGTTTTGGGCCCTTTGGGTTTGTTGGGACAATGGTGGCGATGGTGGGGTCATCAGGGTTGGGAATTTGTGGATTTTGGAAGAGTTTACCAAATACTTTTGATGGGTATTTTTATTTTATGGGCAGTGGTGGTTTACAGAGGATTAAAACCATCGTTTGTTAAAGGGGAGACCTGGACCCTGCCAAAATGGATCATGTATTCCGTCATTGGAATTCCCTTGTTATTTCTCTCAGGCTTTGTGGCCAAACCTGAAACCAATTTTGTCATTGCAGATTTCTGGAGATGGATGGTGATCCACATGTGGGTGGAGGCATTCTTTGAAGTTTTTATAACGGTCATCGTCAGTTACCTGATGGTATTGATGGGATTGGTCAGCAAGCAAGCAGCGATCAGGGTGGTGTACTTTGCCACATTGTTGTTTTTAGGAACCGGACTCCTGGGTATCTCACATAATTTTTATTGGAACGCCAAACCCGTTGCCACCATGGCTTTGGGAAGTGTTTTTTCTACTTTGCAATTTGTTCCACTTATTCTCCTTACCGTAGAAGCCTGGAGATTTAAGAACATGCCCAAAATAGCTGTCGGTGAAGTTGAACACAAATCCCTGGGCAGCGATTTTGGTTTTAATGAAGTTTTCTTATTTCTTATCGCGGTCAATTTTTGGAATTTTTTTGGTGCCGGTGTTTTGGGGATTATCATCAATCTCCCGATCATGAATTATTTTGAGCACGGTACTTATCTCACCGTCAACCACGCACACGCCGCATTGATGGGAGTGTATGGGAATATTTCGATCGCAGCCTTGTTATTTGCCTCCAGACTGATGATCAAATCGGATTACTGGAATAAAAAATTGATCAATTTTTCTTTTTGGTCCATCAATGCAGGATTGATGCTCATGGTGCTGTTGGATTTGTTTCCGGCCGGCTCCATCCAATTCAAGGCGGTGGTGGAAAACGGTCTTTGGTTTGGCAGATCAAAAGACTTCGTGGATTATGGTATTTTTAATTCACTGACCTGGATGAGGGGAATCGGAGCATCGGTCTTCTTTTTTGGTGGGGTAATTCCGTTGGCCTACTTCATCGTGACTAGAATGTGGAGGGTTAAAGACAAAGCGCATAAGATTGAAGACATGGATAAAGAAGGAGTAGATCAGAACACAAGAGTCCATCCGGAACTTGTATTGGATCCAGTGCTTTAA
- a CDS encoding IS481 family transposase: protein MKLETKLIKTKLGLVHLAEKLGNVSQACKIMGYSRDSFYRIKEMYDTGGEMALIEVSRSKPLVKNRVAPEVEKAVVDMAIDNPAFGQVRVANELVKRGIFVSPCGVRCVWLRHDLETFQKRLKALEAKVAQDGIILTEAQVVALERKKEKLESQGEIETYHPGYLGAQDTYYIGNIKGVGRIYQQTYIDTYSKVVLAKIYDRKNALVAADLLNDKVLPFYEHEQIRLLRILTDRGTEYCGKREYHEYELYLSLEDIEHTKIKARHPQTNGICERFHRTIQNEFYAITFRKKLYKSIEELQADLEDWLHYYNSDRPHSGKYCFGKTPMQTHIESKNIAIDKMLETHFE, encoded by the coding sequence ATGAAATTAGAAACAAAATTAATCAAAACTAAATTGGGATTAGTCCATTTAGCAGAAAAATTGGGAAATGTATCTCAAGCTTGTAAAATAATGGGGTATTCCAGGGATAGTTTTTACAGGATTAAAGAGATGTATGACACAGGAGGCGAAATGGCCTTAATCGAAGTCAGCAGGAGCAAACCACTGGTCAAGAATCGAGTGGCTCCCGAAGTAGAGAAAGCAGTTGTTGATATGGCTATTGACAATCCAGCTTTTGGACAAGTAAGGGTTGCAAATGAGCTTGTTAAGAGAGGAATATTTGTATCCCCTTGTGGAGTTCGTTGTGTTTGGTTGAGGCACGATCTGGAGACCTTCCAAAAGAGATTAAAGGCCCTCGAAGCCAAAGTGGCCCAGGATGGAATAATTCTTACAGAAGCCCAAGTTGTAGCCTTGGAGCGTAAGAAAGAAAAATTGGAATCTCAAGGTGAAATTGAAACATATCATCCGGGCTATCTGGGAGCTCAGGATACTTATTATATTGGCAATATCAAAGGCGTTGGTCGTATCTATCAACAAACCTACATTGACACTTACTCTAAGGTAGTTCTGGCAAAAATCTATGATCGTAAAAATGCTCTTGTAGCAGCCGATTTGCTAAACGATAAAGTCCTGCCATTTTATGAACATGAGCAAATCAGGCTACTCAGGATACTGACCGATCGTGGCACGGAATACTGTGGAAAAAGAGAATATCATGAGTACGAACTTTATCTGAGTTTGGAGGATATTGAACATACTAAGATCAAAGCACGACACCCACAGACTAATGGTATCTGTGAAAGATTCCACCGCACCATTCAAAATGAATTTTATGCCATTACCTTCCGTAAAAAGTTATACAAATCTATTGAAGAGCTACAGGCTGACTTGGAGGATTGGCTACATTACTATAATTCGGACAGACCTCATTCCGGAAAATATTGCTTTGGCAAAACTCCTATGCAAACTCACATCGAGTCAAAAAATATTGCAATTGATAAAATGTTAGAAACTCATTTTGAATAA